AAATTTGAGGTTTCTTTACCTCATGTTCAAGGCTTCCAACCAGTTCCCAACCAATCTGTACACTAACTTTTTCATTTACAATTTTTCAGTTAACTATATGGGCCAAATTACTTTGGCATGCTTTTTAAACCtcagaaaagttttttttgggtgtaaCCTCAGAAAAGTTTGGGACGGCACTGCctcaaaatatacatatatggaGTGAATCCAGTGATCATGAAATtagtttacaataaaaaaagtgGATTCAAAATTAACTTTCCATAACACCAACCTATGCTTGAATATGTATACCTAAAGGTTTGCTAGCTTTCGGTTTGACATAATCTTTGTTCTATAGAAATGTTATGTATAGAGAGAGACGGCTAATTTTAGTCATATAGTACTTTGTGATCTGTTTAACCATTGTCTTAGGAGAAGTATGATTCTAAGATTTCTAAagtaaaaaaagattaaaaacaaaaagaagagtattctattttaaacccaaaaaaacattttaaaatcccttttctttatcaaacattttaaaatccCTTATTGCCCAAGAAGTTGAGGCACGCTAAGAGCAATTCCAACGGGAATCTTTAGCAAAAAAatctttagcaaaaaaatattataataatatgcaGGGTCCACGAAATTTAAGAGTTTGTGTCAAATTAATCCTTAGCTAAGGATCAGACATGTTACTGTGCGCGGGTCCCACCGCCACGTGGGATTCCGCGATTGGTTcaatccttttctttttttttagctaaaaaaaatataaaaataataaaataatttaaaaatcttacctcGGTTATCAAGCCAAGAATAACAGCGTTGCGGATGGTCTAAGAAACTAGAGAATAGATATATTTGCTATTTATTAGGTTTTTATTGGATGTATTATGTAGAGCATACTGGTCATCAAAGATAATAATTAACGTCTCTCGCAGATTTAGTAATAAACAAATACCCGTGAGGAAAATATTACAAGCTTTCTTCAGAGATTTAAACCCAAAAATTTCCATCTCGTGGGTTTTTTTGGCTAGACGAGTCAAACTGGACCCAAAAAATACCCAAGATGAgcttaaaaatatgacaaaagaaacagagaaaatataGGAAATACATCAAactaaagaaaagagagaggatgttcaaaaaaagagaagctacaaaaaataaaataaaaaaacttcatCTTTAACCATCTCCATCTCTATCTCCTTCAGCTTACTTGTTCTTCGTCTTGTTGAAAATACATAGTTCTCATCGGATCACGGAAGTCAGATCTTGAAAGAAGAGTTCATCACAAGGAATGGTGAGACCCATGTCGTGATCAAAACCAAACTCTTCCTCAGCTCTTCTAAGGAGACATTGGAAGTCAAGATTGGTCAAAAAAGATATAGGAACTATGTATCTGCTCCTATTTTTTCCTACATAGACAGGGAAGTGTCCCTTTGGTACATCAAGTGGGAGATCATACTCTTCATATCCTCCTCCTCCGTTCTTCTTTCCCAAGCTCGAACATCTCTTCAGAATATGCCTAAGCATTGTTGTTTGAGAAAGTTTTGTAGATTTCTTGGGGATGGCCATTTTCTTGTGTTTTGAGTGAATTGAAGAGAAAAGCTTTTTGTTGTGTTTGTAGAGGGGGAAGTTGGTGGATAATATTGAGGGGTGAggtgtaaatatttataatgaCATGcatgtgttgtatatttctaTGTGTCTGAGAGAGAGGTGAGAAATATGTGTAGAAGCCACGCACACAATGGCACTAAAAACATTAGACGTTAGAGCCATTTCATGGTTGGTCCTATTATGACACTGTGGTCCCCTCGATATCCACCTAGCTCATAACAAGATGGCCCATAAACTGCTATCTGGATTTAAATTTTAGTCTAATATGTATTAGAAAGTTTGAAACATACACAACTTTTAGGCTCTTAAAGATGGATTTCGAATGATTTCAATATTAATGATAAAATTGTTGTATATCACCATTTACAACTATGTAACAATGAACAAAAAGCTAAAACTCAAACAGATGTCTgcataaaagtaaaataaactctttcatattttttttaactgtgTAAATGGTGATTAACAACAGTGTAACCAATCGACGAGATTGCCAGTGTTGGGATGTAGTCAAAGCCATCCTCATTTGTACTGTTCATGTCCGCACTATTGATCGGATGGCGTAATACTAACCAAGGCTTTTAGCCATTTGGGACATCTACGACCCTACTCCAAAACTCACTCTAAATTCCATTTTGCAGTAAAATCATCTCTAACTCTATTCCAAAACTCACTCCAAAATAGAGTAAGATatgattactccaaatatgGAGTAAACCAACTCACTACTCTAAAATggagttgaactttttttatttataaaatagtcttctatatttaaatattttcatttttaattaaatattattataaataaataaataaatattattttactatatatattataaaaattactgttaatatttcttaattatataaatatccaTCTAATGAACTATTTTatgcaacaaaatatatataatataaaccataaaagaccataaatataaaaaataaaagataagcaccatacaaaaaatatatagtataaaacATAAAGATCATACATATGAAAATAGACTATTTTGCAAATAGTATAAATGAAAGGtgatattactaattttttaataaacataaaacataatatattaaaaatattctattttggaGTAAGAAATGAAGTAATACATTAGAGCAAAATTCAACTTTATTTTGGAGtagaaaataaagtaatatattggagatgctcttagtctCCCTTAGTTTGAAGTTTTGTCATCTAAGTTGGGTTTGGAATTTTCATTTccaactttattttatttttttgaaaacatttttcaCTTCCAACTTGAAGGGAAATATTAGAAAAAGGAATCCTATTAAAGCCTTGATAAGTTATACTAAAGTCCTTATAGCATTAGGTTTATATTTTCATGTGATGTATATAAATAAGTGTTCTCTTTTGATGTCAACACGAGTTAATAATTTATTGcccatttttcaaaaaaaaagaaaagttaataGTTTACAATATCAAACGGTGTCCTTAAAAATGttacctgtaaattaaaaaatataatttaattataaatttgttaatttttttaataaatataatcataaaattaaggttaaaacaaaaatattatacaaaaaacgCTTTTTATACAAAACGTAAAAATTGATTGTTCAAGATAATGTTGTCAGAAGTTTTACACTAACCGCTATACAATCTTAACATAAACATGAGTCGTATGCTAAGCCGAACTCTGCGTTTCGAGTGCCTGGCATGTAAGCTTCAAATCATGAGTTATTTGCTGGTTATCTGCTACTTACTGATGTGAATAATGAGTTGCTCTAATAAAAGTaaagtaaattttttattaacaaatgTTTACTCGAAGaagcattttaattttgtacgaaatattattattattattattattttactggAATATTATTTTCTACAAATAAATGAATTTGCTCCAGAGATATAACATATTTGAAAGAACATTTCAAAATGAGTCAATGCGTGTCCCTGTCTACCTGCAGAGCAGAGGTGTCGTTAAAGAGCGTTAATCACGGACTTTGGAAATAGCAAATGTACTGAAGAGTACAAACCAGGGCAGGATTTGTGGTTAGGACTTAGGAAGAGCTTGTGACACTtccaaacaaaaattattttcttttattattcttattcttttaaattttctttctgCAAACACCAACCATGTGCGCTCCTCTCCATTTTTGCTATTTTTTCTCAAAGCTCTGAATCTGAGTTCCTCTTTTCCAACAGCTTTCAATTATTCCCCAAATTTCAGCTCTTTAACTGGTACAGTAGTTTTGATTATATCGTGAACTCTCTAAAATGAGTGGCTATAGGGATCTTATTTTTGGTAATAGTGTATATGTGGATAAAAAACGGGAAACATGTAGGACCAGTCGATGACTCTTGAACTTGACGTGGTGAGGCTACGAACGGTTATGTCGGACCATTACACTCCAATTAATTATTGTTAATGTAGCTGTATCGTGTTGCTTAAAAAAAATGTAGCTATATCGTAATTTGCACTGAAGAGAAAtaagtgtaaaatataaaaatgtaaaaatgtagATGCAAGTGTTAGTTTCACACTTTCATTAACACTTTTAAAAAGAGAATATTTCCTTAAATGTAAGTAACAATGTATTTTTTCTAGTCTCTTAAGATTCAAaccaaattaacaaaatatgaaaagactcgaaacaaaattttaataatattacttCGTGGttttatgaaacatattttttaaggTCAAGATCGCTTCGATAACATGCTAAACCACCAACTCTGATAATCCACTAATGCaccaacactacaagaaaacagcggtattctgacggacattacgacggaaaatgaaatcctcggaatttcccgaggaatttccgaggaaattccgagaaaacccaaataaacccaaaatttgggttttctcggaatttcctcggaatataccgacggaattccgaggaaacatcaatccgtcggaatattccgagaaaattccgaggaaaaatgtgttcctcggaaaaaaccgatgaattccgaggaaatattataaggattttacaaaattccgaggaaattccgacgaactagtgatcgatcgatgcgtttttggacatatacccatcgatcgatcacattgttacgctttggtccatattagtgatcgatcgatgcgtttttggacataaatccatcgatcgatccgtttataaaaaaacattcaagattttgaaaccccaaacactagttcctcagaatttcctcggaatattccgaggaaattccgaggaacacttgatatcctcgatcgatcgatgggttaatctaatcgatcgatcacattgttacgctttggtccatcttagtgatcgatcgatgcgtttttggacatatatccatcgattgatccgtttaaaaaaaattgacgttttgaaaccccaaacactagttcctcggaatttcctcggaatatttcgacggaattccgaggaagaaaagggtttcctcggaattctctcggaatattccgaagaaattccgaggaaatagggtttttaaaccgaaaacaaagttttgcggtttgaataacacctatataacccttattaagtgtcttacgttcattatgaagtcaaaactttgttccttaccctataattaacacttttccgattgtatgaatgaaatcccacaacataagagaaacacttatacactttaatgaacggtaaagagaatactttcaattcgttttgaaatttgttatttcatggtttatactcatctatacaaagaatcctcaatggtatgcattacaattgtataagaaatgaaatacgacaaaaaaaaattgatgttttgaaaccccaaacactagttcctcggtatttcctcgaaatattccgaggaaattccgagaaacaatataaattaatagaaatacatacatatgatatttttttcctcgaattaatgaaaatattccgaggaaattccgacggatatttaagtggccgtcggaatttcctcggaatattttcatttaaccgggcaaacaagccgccaaatatttcgaaaaaattgaaattgaaaatactgagggaattccgacggaaaatatctgtcggacccaaggttttataaactcgaaacgcatcttcttccccatttctctcttcttcctctccggcgatctctctctccttccggcgttctccaccttctctcgctacgatctctccggcgaatccttttcattcccttacaaatcatgtaaggaccctatcccactctcttaggtcctatttgttaggtttttaagtagatttgatgattttagaagttttttgatagatttttgttagggtgattgggtaggattgtgatttgttgtgtaataggtttagaattgtgatttggttgtgttgaattgatttagaacttttttttataaattgtttagcatttttgtatttacaaaacgttttttctatataaattcgattttacaaaacgttttttgtatataaattcgatttttagatttataaaagatgatttgatatttataaaaatatttatatttattaaaactaattttgtatttataaaacatttttttgatttataaacactatttttttatttttgtatttataaaaactatttttaaatatacaaaacgttctttgtatataaattcgatttttggatttataaaagatgatttcatattttaaaattaattttgtatttataaaacatttttttgatttataaacactattttattattttttgtgtttataaaaactattttgtatttataaaaaatgatttcatatttataaaaatatttatatttattaaaactaattttgtatttataaaacatttttttatttataaaaactattttattattttttgtattttaaatatgttttctatttcaattttaaacactatttataaacactattttattattttttgtatttataaaaactattttgtatttataaaaagatgatttcatatttataaaaatatttatatttattaaaactaattttgtatttataaaacatttttttatttataaaaactattttattaatttttgtattttaaatatgttttctatttcaattttaattttatattttcgaatttcaatttaaaaaaataaatttataattttttttttaattttggaaatattccgaggaagtttatccgtcggaatattccgacgacatcttcctcggaatattccgaggaatttccgacgaacttgtggtcttatgaatttcttcggaaattcatttccttggaatttcgtcggaaatttcctagggatttccgaggaaagatgaatttccgaagagttatttccgaggacttttttcgtcggtatgtcgtcggaatagcgttattccgacgacataccgacgattttttcttTCAGTATGccactgttttcttgtagtgcaagtGCTTGTATAAAACCTGCTTTCAATTAAAAGCATGTAGTATGTATATGATAATGTTGGTTTCAATAAAGCATCAATTAAAAGCATAGTCTTTTAAACGAAAGAAAAAACTCCGGAGAAATAGACCCTAATTTCCATAATCAGAGGAGATGATTTGGTCAAAAAGCGATGTGATGAGCGGTTTGAGAGTAGGAAATTGTCACTATCTGAAACAAGCattttgtcttttaataatTCTATCTGCATTTCTCTTGGGAACTATGGCCCCATGTGTTTAGGAAAGCCACCTATGTCTCTTAGCTCAACTTTTGTCGTTATATACTTTTCTTGTATAACACAGAAATCAAATCGATGGGTGATTAGGAAGATTGCACACttaataatttagtttgttCCACTGACTTATTCACAAACTTTCATTTTGGGGGCCTAAAATACGAGCTGATTTGACAGATATGTATTATTAACCCATAAAACTGTAGGAAAATTTTCccaaattttgttaattttaaaaggTTACGCTATAATATATAATGTTCTCGGACATTTTTTCAAGTATAACCGGAACATTTCCTGTAAAAttgttttgtattaaaaattacaACTTAAAAAATTTGTAGAAAATAATAGTTGGAAAATATTACAAGATATGTTTAACATGTTGCAAGTAAACTCGGCCAGACGTGATCTTCGTAGGACGGCTCAGGTAATACAGTTAGGCATATATCTTTATAAGACAGATAATATTGTCGGTTGTCggatcgtctatgtaatatttctcataattgtaatatcataataaatcaacgttaaaaaaaaaaattctcattattgtaatatcataataaatcagccttaaaaaaaaagatttcttctatgtaaacaaaaaaaaaagatgacttTTGACAAACATATGAAAATTTGACTCAAAAAGCAAGGATGAGGTGAAAAGGAAttgagaaaaacaaaattaaatcgtttttaactttttatttttaataactcaTGAGCTTTTATAAGAACTAGATCTCTTTCTTCGGTAACCGCAAAtagtttgtattatattttatttttaattacgtAAAAATGTGAAATCGGTTTTCATAGATAAAGCTGAGATGTTTGACATTGCATTGATAAGTTTAGTTTAAAAATGGATTGGATCTGAGGAATATAATGTAATTGAAACAAGAAGACATAATAATTAAAAGAGTCCAACGTTgtgctttaaaaaaatatgttaatgcTTCCTTATAGATCGATTGAGTGCATTACAGTATTCTTTAACAAAATTTGATGGTTTTGTATGACAATAACGTTAGTTGCTATGAATTGCGAAGGAAAAAGGGGATTTCGCCGAGGAAATCCACTATCGCCCTATTATTTTTGTCATTGCTATGAATTACTTTTCCTTAATGCTAAACAACGAGGTCTCAGAAGGCTCCTTTTCTATGATGCACCGGGACGGATACGGGGATAGAAACGAGGACGGAAGCGGAAACGGGAAacgagaaaatttaaaaattatgggTACGGGTACGGTAAATATAtactagtaaaaaatataaaatatttataagaaaataaatttatatagtgaatctaacataattaaaatataatttactatAATATGTCTATTTTGCCAACTAAAATTAGAAGCAAGATAACAGTGACAGTTAAAAAACAATTGCACAAGCATTATGTCTCGTGAAAACTAGTCTTACTCATAGCTATGTTCTCTAACCGTCCCCAAGCCGTACCAGTGCTGTCCCCGTGAAGTACCCGTCCCTGAAACGTTTCCGGTACCGGTACGGCACCTAAATAGACGTCCCCGTGCTACATAGCTCCTTTTCCTATCACTATCAGTGCACTAAAACCAAATTGACTCATCTTTGTTTTGCAGAGGATTTGCTAATCTTCTCTATCGTCGCTACAAACTGTCCTGCAGATCttaaaagagtttgagttaagaTCAGGACTAGCGGTTAGCATGAAAAAATCTTGCTTCTTTTTCTCTGGTCTCTCAAccttggaaatagaaacaattTAGGTATTTATGGGAATGCCATCAGAGTCTTTACCTATCCGCTACCTAGGGGTTTCTCTTTGCACTAAAAAGCTTACACTTCAAAACTGTGAACCTCTCATTGTTCAAGTGAAGAATTGCTTTACCTCTATCTTTTGCGGGAAGACTTCTCCTAATCAAAACTGTGATTGCTGGCATCACCACCTTTTGGTCTTCTGTTTTTATCCTTTATAAGGCTTGCATTTCAATGATCAACTCTCTGTGCGGTTGTTTCTTCTGGAAAGGTAACCTGGAAGGTCATGCATCAGTTAGGGTGGCATGGTCTGAGGtaactaaaacaaaacaagaaggaTGATTGGGGTTACGTGACCTACTGTGCTGGAACAAAGCTGCTTGTCTTAAATTCAGCTGGCTCATTTTTTTTCGGGAAGGATCGATTTGGGTTGCTTTGTTCCGAGCAGAGATCCTAAAAGATGATATCAGTAACTTCTGGACAGTGAACCCAAATCATTCTATGTTCTGGATGACGCGGATATTGTTGAAGCTAAGGAAAACAATTTACCCATGGATTCAACTAAGAGTAGGTAACATAACTAAAACTCGGTTTTGGTCCGACAACTGGTCTCTATTTGGGAACTTGGCTAACTATCTCTCAGCTACTAAGACTTCGCATCTTGGCATCCCTTGGAAAGCTTCTCTTACATCTCGCTATGTGAATGGCTCAACCTCCTGTGAGATCAGAAAATCAAGTAAATATCGCAACCTACTTAACTATAATTGAACTGCTTGATCAAGCTGATTACTATGAGTGGAGAGTTGGTAACAACCCTTCCCTCTGTTACTCAACATCGGAAGTATACAAAGAGATTAGGGTTTCTCACCTTAAAGTATCTTGGTTTCTATCGGTATGGATTAAAAGAGGAATTCCGAGACACTGCTTCCTCGCTGGGCTTTTTGTCTTGAACAGATGTCCCATTCGAGACAGGCTCCATAGTTGGGGTTTCCAAACACCTACTACTTGCCTCTTCTGTAACTCGGTGGATGAAACCAGAGACCACTTGCTCTTCACATGCCCCTTCAGCTTCAGTGTTTGGACTGCAACAACTTCTCAATGCTTGATGACTGCTGTCCCTGACTGGAACTCAACGCTACTTTGCATGCAGACTCTCCCACAAAAAAAGCTATGGTTTTCAACTCTCCCTTTGATGCTGGCAGGCGACAATCTACCTGGTCTGGACTGAGAGGAACACACGACTCCACATACAAATTATCTGATCCAAAGATTCCTTGATTAGgcaacttgaccacttgtttcGAAACAAGATCTCCTCAATCAGGCCCTCAAACCCACATCTTTCCTCTTCCCTGATGCAGTTATGGCTGTCCACATCGTAACTTTCGTCGATGATCAACTTTCCCGATCCCCTACTATTCTATTGACTGGATTAGTCACTTGGGTTCTGAATTATGGATTTCTTTGTGTCATATGTATTGGGCTAGGCCTGTCTAACTAAAATCTCGGCTTGTAAaacatttcattttcttttgcatTTATACAAGAAAGTCATGTTAAAAAAACCCCGTTAATTGGGCCTTTTGATGAGGTTAACTTTGTGCACATACACCATGCTATTTATTACCCGGTTTTCTTTCTTTAGTTTGATAAACTTGAAATTTTCTTTTGCATTTATAtaagaaagtcatgttacaaaaaaaaaaaaactggtaaAGGTTCTTAAAAGAGGGTTTTAAGAATCTTTATTTATGGGTTTCCACAATAATTGTGGATTCCAcaattatttatacatatataatatatacatacatatatatacatataatatatatattaagaaatcCAATGGGAAGAACATAATACAAGTATTAAGAAATCCAATGGGAATAAACCCAATTGGAGATAGTCTTAGCTGTGCCCACATGCACCATGCTACTTATTACCcgattttctttctttagttTGATAAACTTCTTAATGTGTGTATATCGCCCGTACACTTTTGTAGCTTCTAGAAATGCCAAATACCAAATCGAACCTATCTCTCCTCTCTAACtagtactccctctgttttttaaagatggatgttctagaaaaatattttgtttccaaaagatgtatttttcatgttttcaaagcatattttgtcaactaataatgaaaaattgtgtgtttcaaaaatattaattacatttcttttaatcctattggtttaaaaatataagaaatataaagttacaaaaaactatgcattaataactaagttttaatatGGTTTCTTAATAAGTCTGAAAATCCTAGAACATTCATCTTtaaaaaacagagagagtagTAAATAGTACTAAATACTAAATttactaatctttttttttttggatcaaccTAAATACAGTAATCTATTGATGTCAAAActgggaaaaagaagaagaaaaagctgGTGTACGCCCACGGTTTTGGGACATCTATATATTGCAAGGTGTATactatatgtattttgtttataaaatatagtttttcttttgtaaaagtataaaatatagtTACGCTGCACGTTCATGATGTCATACTATCAATATTCATCAATTATCTGgtccaaaaaaattgaaacttatTAGTTATGTCATCGTCTGATAAATAATACACATCACTAGCAATTTACtagaaaatattcagtttttcttgAAACGTCCCACTTCCGAATTCCGTGAAACGCACCATGGATAAACGCCTACACCAATCCTGGACAATCATGAGGTCATGCACACTGTTTACATACCCTAGAGTCGAACTCGAAGCTACAAAaaaattgtgttatgttgaatATGGAAGATGAGTGTATGATAGTATAgtcatcactacaagaaaactagTTTGTTGCAAGGGAAGAAAGTCTCGCAATTCTCTTGCAAATTGCGATTTGCAAGGAAATTGCGATGTAAATATTTTCTGTCGCAAATCCGTTCTCGCAAATAAAAAACACTCGCAATTCCCTTGCAAATTTGCGAGGGAAAACGTTTCCACGCAAATTTGCAACGGAAGACGGTTCCTCGCAAATTTGCGACGGAAAAGGGTTCATTGCAAATTGCGATGGAAAATGGTTCCTCGCAAATTTGCAATAGATTTATGAAACACAGTTTCCTCGCaaatgttttgaaaaatatttttaaaaatatataattttcactatttttgacattattaaaaatttaaaaattataaatcacaaaatacaatggaaatatataatacattgatttttttttacaaaataattgaatttggtTTACAAATAAAAGTTTGGTTTACAATTAAATCCGGTTGACAAACTAAAccagaattaaaaaaagaagaagaagtaaaaccAGAAAAAATACTAAACCTAATCTTCAAGCTTCAAGCCGCCTCCCCGGCCTAACCGGATCTCACAGCGCCGCTCTGTCACACCATCGCCGCACCACCAACTGCTTTTGCACCACCAACGGCTTTTGCATCACCAACGCACCACCCTTAACCGGAGACACTCTCTGTCACACCACTGCTTCTCTTTCCTGTTTCATCACTGCTGcttctcagatctgaaaaaaaaaacaaaaccaattacaaatatataagaagatgaagagaacGAGAGAACAGAGATAAGAGGAAGGCGAAGTGGGTTGACCTGTGAAGGTGGTGAGTAGGTGAAGCCAACAGAGAGCTTGACCGAGACGAGTCTGCCGCGCCTCCACCTCCGCTTCAGCGCCTCCTTCGCCATAGCTCCTGCGCTTCACTGTCGTCGTTTTCCTCCAAGCCATGAGCTTCGTTTTTGTCTTCTTCCACCCAAACTTCATGTTCATGTAgggacaaagaagaagaagacacaagTGATGAGAGATTGAGAGATAAACAATGTAGATAAAGAAGAAGACACAAGTGATGATTAGATTGAGCTTGGTTTTACCAATTTCGTCCAGAGATTGAGAGAAGCTATGGAGAGATTGAGAGGATTAAGAGGAGAGAAGAAAAACAGATGAAAATGAAGATATGGTCCATTCGATTAAAGTGTAATCCAA
The window above is part of the Brassica napus cultivar Da-Ae chromosome C3, Da-Ae, whole genome shotgun sequence genome. Proteins encoded here:
- the LOC106443042 gene encoding auxin-responsive protein SAUR50-like, giving the protein MAIPKKSTKLSQTTMLRHILKRCSSLGKKNGGGGYEEYDLPLDVPKGHFPVYVGKNRSRYIVPISFLTNLDFQCLLRRAEEEFGFDHDMGLTIPCDELFFQDLTSVIR